Proteins found in one Solitalea lacus genomic segment:
- a CDS encoding Crp/Fnr family transcriptional regulator — protein sequence MSKKHSDYFSCKSCQYRKDSVFCGLRENELDVIDSHKGHITFNKGEEIFVEGDRPHGIYCIHEGKVKLSKHGETGKEQIVRFAKESDVLGYRALLGNEMYDCSAIALEKTDVCFIPKTDFFEIFDKSPSLSLNLVKLLSADLRHAENKLTDIAQKPVRERIAENILLLKETFGVDEITGSIKVVLSREEIANMTGTATETAIRLLSELKGDGLIEFVGKKIKIVNVKELVRRANIYN from the coding sequence GTGTCGAAAAAACATTCAGATTATTTTAGCTGCAAATCCTGCCAATACCGGAAAGACTCAGTTTTTTGTGGTTTAAGGGAGAATGAATTAGACGTTATTGACTCTCATAAAGGCCATATTACTTTTAATAAAGGTGAAGAGATTTTTGTGGAAGGAGATCGTCCTCATGGTATTTATTGTATTCATGAAGGGAAAGTAAAACTGTCTAAGCATGGTGAGACAGGTAAGGAACAGATTGTACGTTTTGCAAAAGAAAGTGATGTATTAGGTTACCGCGCCTTGCTAGGTAATGAGATGTACGATTGTAGTGCTATAGCTTTAGAAAAAACTGATGTATGCTTTATTCCAAAAACTGATTTCTTTGAAATCTTTGATAAGAGCCCATCATTGTCATTGAATTTGGTTAAACTGCTTTCTGCTGATTTAAGACATGCTGAAAATAAGCTTACTGATATAGCTCAAAAACCTGTTCGTGAACGAATTGCCGAAAATATCTTATTGTTGAAAGAAACTTTTGGTGTAGATGAAATAACAGGTTCAATTAAAGTAGTATTAAGCAGAGAAGAAATTGCCAATATGACCGGCACCGCTACTGAAACCGCAATTCGTTTACTCTCAGAACTTAAGGGAGATGGTTTGATTGAATTTGTCGGAAAAAAAATTAAAATTGTCAATGTTAAAGAATTAGTTCGTAGGGCTAATATTTACAATTAA
- a CDS encoding GIY-YIG nuclease family protein, protein MALFNNTSRINSAGSKRYIYFMTDRNRSSIIVGTSDDLINTINKFRAIPTLHFDASGHYSRLVYFEEFENEVLLQKRLLILQHLTKAQKEKIIRSVNADWVDLSLGVDFENILDPKFPRTNFRYTAVAC, encoded by the coding sequence ATGGCACTTTTCAATAACACTTCAAGAATTAATTCAGCTGGTAGCAAACGTTACATCTATTTTATGACTGATCGTAATCGCTCAAGTATTATAGTTGGAACCAGTGATGATTTAATAAACACCATCAATAAATTCAGAGCAATTCCGACCTTGCATTTCGATGCTTCTGGACACTATTCACGTTTGGTGTATTTTGAGGAGTTTGAAAATGAAGTGTTATTACAAAAACGTTTATTGATATTACAACATCTTACCAAAGCACAAAAAGAGAAAATTATTCGTTCGGTGAACGCTGACTGGGTTGATCTTTCCTTAGGAGTTGATTTTGAAAATATATTAGATCCGAAGTTTCCCCGTACCAATTTCAGGTATACAGCTGTTGCATGTTAA
- a CDS encoding BamA/TamA family outer membrane protein translates to MQLAYTKHFKHAYLVLVLLFSYEFSIAQSKTDTLISTQIKDIGDVLFKKKKKDSIKIAEKKDSFFLLIPVIGSQPATGFMFGFTGQYTFKGLKPEDKYSTINLNATYTTKDQWLINMKNNVLLSGNKIFLSGDWRFYIFSQPNYGLGTDIIPPAKDDEGFSLDSLSQPMDYNYIKFHQTASWLVKNNFYVGAGLHLDGYTSIDDNNLDTANQRYTAHYNYSTKYGFDPKKYYVYGVSLNFLYDSRDNQINPNHGLYGNLNFRLNPAIGKNDYTSTVLFAEMRYFKPLSKTNLQHVWGIWVYGQFVTSGKVPYLNLPSIGWDQRSRGGKGYTQGVFRGNNLVYLETEYRFPISKNQLFSGTVFGDFTTASDKDRDVKLFDSIQPAFGVGFRILLDKKTRTNLIFNYAWGRKSKGFYLNAGESF, encoded by the coding sequence ATGCAACTAGCCTATACAAAACATTTTAAGCACGCCTATCTTGTATTGGTTCTATTATTTAGCTATGAATTTAGTATAGCTCAGTCAAAAACTGATACCTTAATAAGTACACAAATTAAGGATATTGGTGACGTGCTCTTCAAGAAAAAGAAAAAAGATTCTATTAAGATTGCAGAAAAAAAGGATAGTTTCTTTCTTCTAATACCGGTTATTGGATCCCAGCCTGCTACTGGTTTTATGTTTGGCTTTACGGGGCAGTATACGTTTAAAGGACTGAAACCAGAGGATAAATATTCAACTATAAACCTTAACGCCACCTACACTACTAAAGACCAATGGTTAATCAATATGAAAAATAATGTGCTGCTTTCCGGTAACAAAATTTTTCTAAGTGGCGATTGGCGTTTTTATATCTTTTCACAACCCAATTATGGCTTAGGTACTGATATTATTCCCCCTGCAAAAGATGATGAAGGTTTTAGTCTTGATTCTTTGTCTCAGCCAATGGATTATAATTACATTAAATTTCACCAAACAGCATCCTGGCTTGTAAAGAACAACTTTTATGTAGGGGCCGGATTACATTTGGATGGCTATACAAGTATAGATGATAATAATTTAGATACTGCCAACCAACGTTATACAGCACATTATAATTATAGCACCAAATATGGATTTGATCCGAAAAAGTATTATGTATATGGGGTAAGTTTAAATTTTCTTTACGACTCTCGAGATAACCAAATTAATCCTAATCATGGATTGTACGGTAACCTAAATTTCAGATTAAATCCCGCTATAGGAAAAAATGATTACACCAGTACTGTGTTGTTTGCTGAAATGAGATATTTTAAACCATTAAGTAAAACTAATTTGCAACATGTGTGGGGTATTTGGGTATATGGTCAATTTGTAACCAGCGGAAAGGTGCCATATCTTAACTTACCATCAATTGGCTGGGATCAACGAAGTAGAGGAGGTAAAGGGTATACTCAGGGAGTATTCAGAGGAAATAATTTAGTGTATCTTGAAACTGAATATCGATTTCCAATAAGTAAAAACCAGTTGTTCAGTGGAACTGTATTTGGTGATTTTACCACAGCAAGCGATAAAGACCGCGATGTAAAACTGTTTGACTCAATACAGCCCGCTTTTGGAGTTGGATTTAGAATATTATTAGATAAAAAAACGAGAACAAACCTCATATTTAATTACGCTTGGGGACGAAAATCAAAAGGATTTTATCTCAATGCCGGAGAATCATTCTAA
- a CDS encoding DUF1398 family protein: MSLHDKILEVYQSVKSYPDLVQKLIELGIQSYTVDVATGSILYRLADGENLLHVGEVDNRSIFERFSADLTVMAIRDNQQGKTTYPEFMHAIGAAGVRFYEATLTGENKRVTYIGFGGFYEESIPI; this comes from the coding sequence ATGAGTTTACACGATAAAATATTGGAAGTTTATCAATCTGTAAAGAGTTATCCTGATCTTGTCCAAAAGCTGATTGAATTAGGAATCCAATCTTATACAGTTGATGTAGCAACCGGTTCAATATTATATCGTTTAGCAGACGGGGAGAATTTATTGCATGTGGGTGAAGTTGATAATAGGTCAATTTTTGAGCGTTTTAGTGCTGATTTAACTGTAATGGCAATCAGAGATAATCAACAAGGTAAAACCACATATCCTGAATTTATGCATGCAATAGGAGCTGCGGGGGTCAGATTTTATGAAGCAACATTAACCGGTGAAAATAAACGTGTTACTTATATTGGATTTGGTGGATTCTATGAAGAATCTATTCCAATTTAA
- a CDS encoding GNAT family N-acetyltransferase gives MLDIKFDSFPILSTPRLNLRAIDHSDSIALFELRSNDQVLKYLDREPPSDIQEIETLIQKIVDSFAENEGINWAITLKGNNQLIGTIGFWRIIKEHHRAEIGYLLHPNYWNNGLMFEALMKVISYGFNNIKFHSIEANVNPNNLASIKLLKKTGFRQEAYFKENYYYNGKFFDSAIFTLLSTKTNNI, from the coding sequence ATGCTGGACATAAAGTTTGATTCGTTCCCTATACTCTCAACCCCTAGGTTAAACCTTAGGGCTATTGACCATTCTGACAGCATTGCTTTGTTTGAATTAAGAAGCAATGACCAAGTATTAAAGTATTTAGACCGCGAGCCACCCAGTGATATCCAAGAAATAGAAACACTGATTCAAAAGATAGTTGATTCCTTTGCTGAAAATGAAGGGATCAACTGGGCTATTACTTTAAAAGGCAACAATCAATTGATCGGAACAATAGGATTTTGGCGAATAATCAAAGAACATCACCGAGCCGAAATTGGCTATTTACTTCACCCCAATTACTGGAATAATGGTTTGATGTTTGAAGCTTTGATGAAAGTAATCAGCTATGGTTTCAATAACATCAAATTCCATTCTATTGAAGCCAATGTCAATCCAAACAATTTGGCATCAATAAAATTGCTAAAAAAAACAGGGTTTAGGCAAGAAGCCTATTTTAAAGAGAACTATTACTACAATGGCAAATTTTTCGATTCGGCCATTTTCACATTGCTATCAACTAAAACGAATAATATATAA
- a CDS encoding XRE family transcriptional regulator, translating to MGTISQNLKYLRKKQGLTQQQLADNLEVKRAVIGAYEEDRAEPKTELLLKMANLFSISVDELISERITDKWFAKKEKAAEEEKNKTSGGLRVLSITVDKDQNENIELIPAKASAGYLNGYADPQYVAELPKFHLPFLKGGTFRAFELKGDSMLPLEPGTIVVGEYIENFGDIKSGDTYVVLSKDEGIVYKRVTNKIKENQRLYLASDNKAYETYSINASDVLEIWKAKAFISTAFPTPAIEPSLEKLTEMVEQLQKTVTKLKPND from the coding sequence ATGGGCACTATCTCACAAAACTTAAAATACCTGCGCAAAAAACAAGGACTTACGCAACAGCAATTAGCTGACAATCTAGAAGTTAAACGGGCTGTTATTGGTGCATACGAAGAAGATCGGGCAGAACCAAAAACAGAACTACTTCTTAAGATGGCTAATTTATTTAGCATTTCAGTTGATGAATTGATTTCGGAAAGAATAACCGATAAATGGTTTGCTAAAAAGGAAAAAGCTGCAGAAGAGGAGAAAAACAAAACAAGTGGCGGCCTCCGGGTTTTAAGTATTACTGTAGATAAGGATCAAAATGAAAACATTGAATTAATCCCGGCCAAAGCAAGTGCAGGCTATTTAAACGGTTATGCCGACCCCCAATATGTAGCAGAGCTACCAAAGTTCCATCTCCCGTTCTTAAAAGGAGGAACATTCAGGGCATTTGAATTAAAGGGAGACTCCATGCTTCCATTAGAACCAGGAACCATTGTAGTTGGAGAATACATAGAGAACTTTGGTGATATTAAATCAGGTGATACATATGTTGTACTAAGCAAAGATGAAGGCATTGTTTACAAACGCGTAACCAATAAAATCAAAGAAAACCAACGCTTGTACCTTGCATCAGACAACAAAGCCTATGAAACTTACAGCATCAATGCCAGCGATGTGCTTGAAATATGGAAAGCCAAAGCCTTCATAAGCACAGCCTTCCCTACCCCAGCAATTGAACCTTCACTCGAAAAACTAACCGAAATGGTAGAGCAATTACAAAAGACTGTTACCAAACTAAAGCCAAATGATTAA
- a CDS encoding GNAT family N-acetyltransferase: MHVKFISAEDTFCLRQRVLKPGVAINSCYFPKDNEPETFHLAVVENDEIISIGSFNRSNLPYFGSTAQYHLKGMATSLEHRGKNAGSVLVRFAIDYLKQKDIHLLWCNARVSAVGFYQKLGFTSIGDAFEVEGIGMHQTMYINFN; the protein is encoded by the coding sequence ATGCATGTAAAATTTATTTCGGCTGAAGACACATTTTGTCTTCGCCAACGGGTATTAAAACCTGGAGTTGCAATTAATTCTTGTTATTTTCCAAAGGATAACGAGCCTGAGACTTTTCACCTGGCTGTTGTTGAAAATGATGAAATAATAAGTATAGGATCTTTTAATCGATCTAACCTCCCTTACTTTGGTAGTACAGCTCAATACCATTTAAAAGGAATGGCGACTTCTCTTGAGCATAGGGGCAAAAACGCAGGAAGTGTTTTAGTCAGATTCGCTATTGATTATTTAAAACAAAAAGATATTCACCTACTTTGGTGTAATGCCCGGGTTTCTGCTGTAGGATTTTATCAAAAATTAGGCTTTACCAGCATTGGAGATGCTTTTGAAGTTGAAGGAATAGGTATGCATCAAACCATGTATATCAATTTCAATTAA
- a CDS encoding L,D-transpeptidase family protein, with protein sequence MKLKTTIILYTLFPVLLSSCVGKHNKPNLKPVDTIINVSNWNRTIPGNYSSQTAIHLDSITLNNFINKYPLLSSYQTDITKFYKNRNFAFAWFDRKGLIEQASNLNNRVQHLDEEGLNGKIPYDSKLDSLIHSIINNKPDATTELMLTGAYFAFSKIAWQGSVNDKEMQELEWFLPRKKIDFQKQLEDIINQPASNVLSKTPVFRQYDLLKDNLKLYRKLTTNENWESLKLDQKTYNPGDSSSLLLAIRHRLFLLGDLKKDNKNPLFDAELIMATKQFQTRHGLTADGVIGNSFINELNIKPSERLKQLMVNIERSRWVPEKVEGKHIIINIPAFKLYIFNSDTLEWGCNVVVGKVMHQTVIFNGNLRYIVFSPYWNVPPSITRNEILPEMSKNSNYLRDHNMEITGYMGQLPVLRQLPGPTNSLGQVKFLFPNTYNIYLHDTPSKSLFKEDQRAFSHGCIRVSEPKKLAELLLKDDNTWTSDKITEAMNANQELYVTLKKSVPVYIGYFTAFVDHNGLLNFRKDVYKKDNRLEEMLFSKN encoded by the coding sequence ATGAAATTAAAAACAACCATAATTTTATACACCCTATTTCCTGTTTTACTCTCATCCTGTGTTGGAAAACATAACAAACCCAACCTGAAACCTGTCGATACGATCATAAATGTATCAAACTGGAATAGAACCATCCCTGGTAACTACAGTTCCCAAACTGCTATTCACTTAGACAGCATAACTTTAAATAATTTCATCAATAAATACCCATTACTTTCCTCCTATCAGACGGATATTACTAAATTTTATAAGAATAGAAATTTTGCCTTTGCTTGGTTTGATCGTAAAGGTTTAATTGAGCAGGCTAGTAATTTAAACAATCGGGTTCAACACTTAGATGAAGAAGGTTTAAACGGAAAAATACCTTATGACAGCAAGCTTGATTCACTTATACACTCCATAATAAACAATAAACCGGATGCTACTACGGAATTAATGCTTACCGGCGCCTATTTTGCTTTTTCAAAAATTGCATGGCAAGGTTCTGTAAACGACAAGGAGATGCAAGAGTTAGAGTGGTTCCTTCCGAGAAAAAAGATTGACTTTCAGAAACAACTGGAAGATATAATTAACCAACCTGCATCAAATGTTTTAAGCAAAACACCAGTTTTTCGTCAATATGATTTACTGAAGGATAATTTGAAGCTGTATCGCAAGCTGACAACAAATGAGAACTGGGAGTCACTAAAACTTGATCAAAAAACTTATAACCCAGGCGACTCATCATCCTTACTTTTAGCAATACGCCATCGTTTGTTTTTATTGGGAGACCTAAAAAAAGATAATAAAAATCCATTATTTGATGCTGAATTAATAATGGCAACAAAGCAATTTCAAACCAGACATGGTTTAACTGCCGATGGAGTAATTGGGAATTCATTTATCAATGAACTGAATATAAAACCAAGTGAACGCCTGAAACAACTAATGGTAAACATTGAACGAAGCCGGTGGGTTCCGGAAAAGGTTGAAGGAAAACATATAATTATTAACATCCCCGCCTTTAAGCTGTATATATTCAATTCAGATACTTTAGAATGGGGGTGTAATGTGGTAGTTGGAAAGGTGATGCATCAAACTGTAATTTTTAATGGAAACTTAAGATATATTGTTTTTAGCCCATATTGGAATGTCCCGCCAAGCATAACACGTAATGAAATATTACCTGAAATGAGTAAAAACAGTAATTACTTACGAGACCACAACATGGAAATTACCGGCTATATGGGACAACTTCCGGTGCTGAGGCAACTTCCTGGCCCAACAAATTCACTTGGACAGGTAAAATTCCTCTTTCCAAATACATATAATATTTATTTGCACGATACACCTTCAAAATCTTTATTCAAAGAAGATCAAAGGGCTTTTAGTCATGGATGCATTCGAGTAAGCGAACCAAAGAAACTTGCTGAACTTTTATTAAAGGACGATAATACATGGACCAGTGATAAGATTACAGAAGCGATGAATGCAAACCAGGAGCTCTATGTTACTTTAAAAAAGTCAGTGCCAGTGTACATTGGTTACTTCACGGCTTTTGTTGATCACAACGGCTTATTAAACTTCAGAAAAGACGTATACAAAAAAGATAACCGTTTGGAAGAAATGCTCTTTAGTAAAAATTAA
- a CDS encoding efflux RND transporter permease subunit: MKDIFKEFKPSSWAIDNKTSIYVLTVIITLAGLLSYFKLPKEQFPEVVFPQMYISTVYLGVSPTNIENLVTKQIEKQVKSISGVKKITSNSVQDFSNIIVEFNTDVDVDAALQKVKDAVDRAKDDLPDDLTRQPQVIRIDVSEIPIMNVNISGDYDLETIKEYAEQLQDRIESLGEITRVDLVGALDREFQINVDMYKMMAANISFYDIESAIRSENVNLTGGQIAMDGMKRTLSVNGQFRDAQTIGNIIIRGASGATVFLKDIADVKDSFAEQESFARLDGKNVITLNVVKRSGQNLINASDKIREIVKDMEANTFPSGLKVVITGDQSDETRITLHDLINTIIIGFILVTIILMFFMGTTNAIFVALSVPLSMFIAFLVMPWIGFTLNMIVLFSFLLALGIVVDDAIVVIENTHRIFDNGQVPIKKAAKMATGEVFLPVLSGTLTTLAPFIPLAFWQGVIGKFMFYLPITLIVTLLASLLVAYIINPVFAVDFMKPHTDDHHQESKKVTKGFKVTAVVMVGLALLFYLSGLFGMGNLIIALFGLYALNRFVLTGVIRNFQERRWPAVQEKYKQLITWSLGKSRPTWLLLGTFGLLIFSFVFFGIRQPKVVFFPQSDPNFIYTYIRMPIGTDQKYTDSITKVVEGRIFKVIGKNNPIVESVIANVSIGASEDPMGGGNAQPHLGKVGIAFVDFAKRNGESTRDYLAKIREAVKGIPGAEISVDQEQNGPPTGKPISIEIAGDNFDELVGTSNKLKRYLDSLQIGGVEELKSDFESDKPEIVVDIDRERAGREGISTGQIGMELRTAIFGNEASKFRDDKDDYKIQVRVKEDQRNNINSLMNMKLTYRDMNMGGAIRQIPLSAVADIHYSTSYAGIKRKNQKRLVTISSNVLGNYNANEVVGNIQKALLDFQVPPSVQIKMGGEQEEQAETGAFLGTAMLVSLGLIFLILVTQFNSVGKPIIILSEILFSITGVLLGFALFKMEISIVMTGIGIVALAGIVVRNGILLVEFTDLLLEQGFELKEAIIEAGRTRMTPVILTASATMLGLVPLAVGLNIDFVTLFTDLNPHIFFGGDSVAFWGPLSWTMIFGLAFATFLTLILVPIMYYLVYSAKARIKGKTKHAKKVELELAE; encoded by the coding sequence CAACCGTCTATTTGGGTGTTTCTCCAACTAATATTGAGAACCTGGTGACCAAACAAATTGAGAAACAGGTGAAATCTATATCAGGAGTTAAAAAGATAACAAGCAATTCTGTTCAAGACTTTTCGAATATTATTGTAGAGTTTAATACTGATGTGGATGTTGATGCAGCTCTTCAAAAAGTAAAGGATGCGGTTGATCGGGCAAAGGATGATTTACCAGACGATTTGACTCGCCAACCACAGGTTATTCGCATTGATGTTTCGGAAATTCCAATTATGAACGTCAATATTTCAGGTGATTATGATCTTGAAACAATTAAGGAATATGCTGAACAACTGCAAGATCGCATTGAGTCATTAGGAGAAATTACCCGCGTTGATCTTGTTGGTGCACTTGATCGTGAATTCCAGATCAATGTTGATATGTATAAAATGATGGCCGCCAATATCTCTTTTTATGATATTGAGAGTGCCATACGTTCAGAGAACGTAAACCTTACAGGTGGTCAAATTGCCATGGATGGTATGAAACGTACCTTAAGTGTAAATGGCCAGTTCAGGGATGCTCAAACTATCGGCAATATTATTATTCGAGGGGCCTCAGGGGCTACCGTATTCCTGAAAGATATAGCTGATGTTAAAGATTCGTTTGCGGAACAGGAAAGTTTTGCCCGTTTAGATGGTAAGAATGTAATTACCTTAAACGTGGTTAAGCGCAGTGGACAAAACCTGATTAATGCTTCAGATAAAATTCGTGAAATTGTAAAAGATATGGAGGCCAATACATTTCCATCTGGTCTAAAGGTGGTAATTACTGGTGATCAATCAGACGAAACACGTATTACCCTGCATGATTTGATTAATACTATCATCATCGGGTTTATTTTGGTAACAATTATCCTGATGTTCTTCATGGGTACTACCAATGCAATTTTCGTAGCGCTTTCCGTTCCCTTGTCAATGTTTATTGCTTTTTTGGTAATGCCTTGGATAGGGTTTACCTTAAATATGATCGTGTTGTTCTCTTTCCTTTTGGCTTTGGGAATTGTGGTGGATGATGCCATTGTGGTGATTGAAAATACGCACCGGATATTCGATAATGGGCAGGTACCGATAAAGAAAGCGGCAAAAATGGCAACTGGTGAGGTTTTCCTCCCGGTATTATCAGGTACTCTTACTACGTTAGCGCCATTTATTCCATTGGCATTTTGGCAAGGGGTAATTGGTAAGTTCATGTTCTATTTACCGATTACATTAATTGTGACTTTACTCGCGTCATTATTGGTTGCTTATATCATTAATCCTGTTTTTGCGGTTGATTTCATGAAGCCTCATACCGATGATCATCATCAGGAATCGAAGAAAGTTACCAAAGGATTTAAGGTTACAGCCGTTGTAATGGTTGGATTGGCCTTATTATTCTATTTGAGCGGGTTATTCGGGATGGGTAACTTGATTATAGCCTTGTTCGGCTTATATGCACTGAATAGATTTGTGTTAACCGGGGTGATTCGTAATTTTCAGGAAAGACGCTGGCCAGCGGTTCAGGAAAAGTATAAGCAATTAATTACCTGGTCACTTGGTAAAAGCCGTCCAACATGGTTGTTGTTAGGAACATTTGGCCTTTTGATCTTTTCGTTTGTTTTCTTTGGAATTCGTCAGCCCAAAGTGGTTTTCTTCCCACAAAGTGACCCTAACTTCATTTACACATACATTCGTATGCCAATTGGTACCGACCAGAAATATACTGATTCGATTACTAAAGTGGTAGAAGGTAGAATCTTTAAAGTAATTGGGAAAAACAATCCAATTGTGGAATCAGTTATTGCCAATGTTTCAATTGGTGCCAGTGAAGATCCTATGGGAGGGGGCAATGCCCAACCACATTTAGGAAAAGTAGGTATTGCGTTTGTTGATTTTGCAAAACGAAACGGAGAATCAACAAGAGACTACTTAGCAAAAATTCGCGAAGCTGTAAAAGGTATTCCAGGCGCTGAGATTTCTGTTGATCAGGAACAAAACGGACCTCCAACCGGTAAACCAATCAGTATTGAAATTGCCGGAGATAATTTTGATGAGTTGGTTGGTACTTCAAATAAACTAAAACGGTACTTAGATTCATTACAAATTGGAGGGGTTGAAGAGTTAAAGTCGGATTTTGAAAGTGATAAACCTGAAATAGTAGTTGATATTGATCGTGAACGTGCAGGTAGGGAAGGTATCAGTACCGGGCAAATTGGTATGGAATTGCGTACAGCCATATTTGGTAATGAAGCCTCAAAATTCCGGGATGATAAGGACGATTACAAAATCCAGGTGCGTGTAAAAGAAGATCAGCGTAATAATATCAATTCCTTAATGAATATGAAGTTAACCTACCGCGATATGAACATGGGTGGAGCAATTCGTCAGATTCCCCTATCTGCAGTAGCTGATATTCATTATTCAACGTCTTATGCCGGTATTAAGCGTAAAAATCAAAAACGTTTGGTAACCATTTCCTCCAACGTATTGGGTAATTACAATGCTAATGAAGTTGTTGGTAATATTCAAAAAGCCTTGCTTGATTTCCAAGTTCCTCCATCAGTTCAAATAAAAATGGGTGGAGAGCAGGAGGAACAAGCTGAGACCGGTGCGTTTTTAGGAACAGCAATGTTGGTGTCCTTAGGACTGATATTCCTCATCTTAGTAACTCAATTTAATTCAGTTGGTAAACCGATTATCATTCTTTCTGAAATTTTATTCAGTATTACCGGAGTTCTTTTAGGCTTTGCCTTGTTTAAGATGGAAATTTCTATTGTAATGACAGGTATTGGTATTGTGGCATTAGCTGGAATTGTTGTTCGGAACGGTATCCTATTGGTAGAGTTTACCGATTTACTGCTTGAGCAAGGTTTTGAGTTGAAAGAAGCTATTATTGAAGCTGGTAGAACTCGTATGACGCCAGTAATCTTAACAGCATCTGCAACTATGTTGGGCTTAGTTCCTCTGGCTGTGGGTTTAAATATTGACTTTGTTACCTTGTTTACAGATTTGAACCCTCATATTTTCTTTGGTGGCGATAGTGTTGCATTCTGGGGACCCTTATCATGGACAATGATTTTTGGTCTGGCCTTTGCAACTTTCCTTACGCTAATTCTAGTACCAATTATGTACTATCTTGTATATAGCGCCAAAGCCAGAATTAAAGGAAAAACAAAGCATGCTAAAAAAGTTGAACTTGAATTAGCAGAATAA
- a CDS encoding PA0069 family radical SAM protein, which produces MDTMDYFKGRGAQINTQNPYLKQEYVTEHIEGLDEPLLENSATQLFKESAKKIVNKIESPDLPLMFSINPYQGCEHGCIYCYARNAHQYWGFSAGLDFERKIIVKHNAAELLIKNFEGKNWTPTPILLSGNTDCYQPIERKLKITRSLLKVFLKYKNPVSIITKNNLILRDMDLLTELNSFNLVHVNISITSLNEKLRQVLEPRTVTGEGRIQIIKQLTERNIPVRVMVAPIIPALNSEEIPSIIKKAAEAGASDAGYTIVRLNGSIGDLFTDWIYKNYPDRAEKVLNLIKECHGGQLNDSRYGTRMRGEGNVAESIRNLFKLSVAKYLANRQMREYSIHYFNNQHNKQLNLF; this is translated from the coding sequence ATGGATACGATGGACTATTTTAAAGGAAGGGGGGCTCAAATTAATACCCAAAACCCTTATTTGAAGCAAGAATATGTAACGGAACATATTGAAGGGCTGGATGAACCTTTGTTAGAAAATTCAGCCACACAGCTATTCAAAGAATCTGCTAAAAAAATTGTCAATAAAATTGAAAGTCCTGATTTACCACTTATGTTCTCAATTAATCCGTACCAAGGTTGTGAACATGGTTGTATATATTGTTATGCTCGCAATGCACATCAGTATTGGGGGTTTAGCGCCGGACTTGATTTTGAAAGAAAAATCATTGTTAAACATAATGCAGCTGAACTTCTGATCAAAAATTTTGAAGGAAAGAACTGGACCCCTACTCCAATTCTCCTTTCCGGAAACACAGATTGTTACCAACCTATTGAGAGAAAACTCAAAATTACCCGTTCATTGCTCAAGGTTTTTCTGAAATATAAAAACCCGGTAAGCATTATTACCAAAAACAACCTTATTCTAAGAGATATGGATCTTTTAACCGAACTCAATTCTTTTAACCTTGTTCATGTGAACATAAGTATAACATCACTGAATGAAAAATTAAGACAAGTACTAGAACCGAGAACCGTTACAGGTGAAGGCCGTATCCAAATCATAAAACAACTAACTGAAAGAAACATTCCTGTACGAGTAATGGTGGCTCCAATCATACCAGCATTAAACAGTGAAGAAATTCCATCAATAATTAAAAAAGCCGCAGAAGCAGGCGCATCAGATGCGGGTTATACTATAGTAAGACTAAATGGATCTATCGGAGATCTCTTTACTGATTGGATATATAAAAATTATCCCGACAGAGCTGAAAAGGTTTTAAACCTGATTAAGGAGTGTCATGGAGGGCAGTTAAACGATAGCCGTTATGGAACCAGAATGCGTGGAGAAGGAAATGTTGCCGAATCAATAAGAAACTTGTTTAAACTATCCGTTGCAAAGTACCTGGCTAATAGGCAAATGCGAGAATACAGCATACACTATTTCAACAATCAACACAACAAACAACTAAACTTATTTTAA